The following proteins are encoded in a genomic region of Ornithodoros turicata isolate Travis chromosome 6, ASM3712646v1, whole genome shotgun sequence:
- the LOC135398679 gene encoding speckle-type POZ protein-like, whose translation MEPGESDNLHSISYHQSKKFTCLHTWVIRDFSLIPKDSYVMSGKFSPEDDSTRSWRMRFWTGNHGYDCNLYLIFFGTGTVRAKGDFWVIGSNGLKTRHKVMEAQNVTAEMSWYCSLTSREELLNPSRGFLSRDVLTICCQLTTLEPDGSSVVENPPRGPSLMSDIGRLMENCEFADVVLTAEGKEFHAHKNILAMRSPVFRAMFGNNSMKETQVNRVDLEGISAEVLQEIVTFVYTDTAPNIDDLAADLLRAGEKYGLKRLKAMCEYNLATGIGIDTAVEVLRLAIRLNANELKEFAATYINAHTADVAKTNGWKAMVEEDPRLLELFIPRGWKTE comes from the coding sequence ATGGAGCCCGGCGAAAGCGATAATCTACATTCCATCAGCTATCATCAGAGCAAGAAGTTCACGTGTCTGCACACCTGGGTGATTCGAGACTTCAGTCTCATACCGAAGGACAGTTACGTGATGAGCGGCAAATTCTCTCCAGAGGATGACAGTACGAGGTCATGGCGTATGAGGTTCTGGACCGGCAATCACGGCTACGATTGTAACTTGTACCTGATATTTTTCGGAACCGGTACAGTTAGAGCGAAAGGGGACTTCTGGGTGATCGGTAGTAACGGCTTGAAGACGAGGCATAAAGTGATGGAGGCCCAGAACGTTACGGCCGAGATGTCCTGGTACTGCAGCCTGACTAGCAGGGAAGAGCTCTTGAACCCGTCCAGAGGATTTTTGTCTCGCGACGTCCTCACCATATGTTGCCAACTGACAACCCTCGAACCTGACGGCTCGTCCGTCGTGGAGAACCCGCCCCGCGGGCCGAGCTTAATGTCTGACATCGGTCGGCTGATGGAAAATTGCGAGTTCGCCGATGTGGTTTTGACTGCGGAAGGCAAAGAGTTTCACGCTCATAAGAACATCCTGGCCATGAGGTCCCCCGTATTTCGTGCTATGTTCGGGAACAATAGCATGAAAGAGACGCAGGTAAACCGAGTAGACCTGGAAGGCATATCCGCCGAAGTGTTACAAGAGATTGTAACTTTCGTCTACACCGACACGGCGCCTAATATTGATGACCTGGCGGCTGACCTTCTTCGAGCAGGAGAAAAGTACGGCCTGAAGCGTCTCAAGGCGATGTGCGAGTATAACCTTGCGACCGGTATCGGTATCGATACTGCAGTGGAGGTTCTGCGGCTGGCGATAAGGCTGAATGCGAACGAGCTGAAAGAGTTTGCGGCCACCTACATCAATGCACACACGGCGGACGTCGCAAAAACTAATGGCTGGAAGGCGATGGTTGAAGAGGATCCTCGTCTGCTAGAATTATTTATTCCTCGCGGGTGGAAGACAGAGTGA
- the LOC135398136 gene encoding 1,5-anhydro-D-fructose reductase-like: MRFELEPMSAVVTDPTDPHFVEHRKRNRMLINNGIWVPMVGLSACLGDIATMERTIETAINLGYRYIDTSFSPPHEVAIGNAMRRLIMSGRVRRDDLFIATKLPREGNQRDLVKKYLRASLRNLQVNYVDLYLVHFPVRDVPHLNPKARRTEGAASRAATPVQYTGRPPTDILEVWRGMEDAANCGMTRSVGLCNFSAEQTKRILAMATIKPTVLQVECHPYLKQKELVHFCREHQIAPVAYAPLGSPGRTQNVPRGRRGSTPPPLLENPVLKTIAEQYRRAPAQIVIRWLLQRGIMVLPRTTSFEHMRENSLVYDFLLSDTDMKTIGGLNRQMRIFRFDDDKSLLDDPEYPFRTSQSTAIVERKT; encoded by the exons ATGCGTTTCGAGCTGGAACCAATGTCCGCCGTGGTGACCGACCCCACTGACCCCCACTTCGTAGAACATCGAAAAAGGAATCGCATGCTCATCAACAACGGCATCTGGGTTCCCATGGTCGGGTTGTCCGCCTGCCTG GGAGACATCGCGACGATGGAGAGGACGATCGAAACCGCCATCAACCTCGGCTATCGCTACATCGACACTTCCTTCTCGCCGCCGCACGAGGTCGCCATCGGCAACGCCATGCGTAGGCTCATCATGAGCGGAAGGGTTCGCAGGGATGACCTCTTTATAGCCACCAAG CTTCCCAGGGAAGGAAACCAACGGGATCTGGTGAAGAAATACCTCAGAGCGTCTCTAAGAAACCTCCAAGTCAACTACGTAGACCTTTATCTCGTTCATTTTCCGGTCAGAGACGTC CCGCACCTGAATCCAAAAGCAAGAAGAACGGAGGGCGCCGCCAGTAGAGCCGCGACGCCGGTGCAGTACACGGGTCGGCCGCCTACAGACATACTGGAAGTTTGGAGG GGTATGGAAGATGCCGCCAACTGTGGCATGACGCGTTCTGTTGGGCTTTGTAACTTCAGCGCAGAACAGACGAAACGCATTCTCGCCATGGCAACTATCAAGCCCACCGTTTTACAG GTGGAGTGCCACCCCTATCTCAAGCAGAAAGAACTGGTCCATTTCTGCCGTGAGCATCAAATCGCACCCGTTGCGTACGCACCGCTTGGTAGTCCAGGCAGAACTCAAAACGTTCCGAGGGGGAG GAGAGGTTCGACACCACCGCCACTCTTAGAGAACCCTGTCTTGAAGACGATAGCCGAGCAGTACAGAAGGGCTCCTGCACAG ATCGTTATTCGCTGGCTTCTGCAACGTGGTATCATGGTGCTTCCCAGGACCACGAGCTTCGAACACATGCGAGAAAACTCTCTG GTGTATGACTTCCTGCTTTCCGACACAGATATGAAAACCATCGGGGGTCTTAATAGGCAAATGAGAATCTTCCGGTTCGACGACGACAAATC ACTACTGGATGACCCCGAATACCCTTTCCGCACGAGTCAAAGCACAGCTATAGTCGAAAGGAAGACGTGA